In one Culex quinquefasciatus strain JHB chromosome 2, VPISU_Cqui_1.0_pri_paternal, whole genome shotgun sequence genomic region, the following are encoded:
- the LOC6040284 gene encoding pre-mRNA-splicing factor Syf2: MASSTATAPSTDPGPSSSSIAPKTAAEKHAERMARLKNLHLQRNEARVSNHSEVLAEDERKKLPTNWEARKRQADWLIDDSKARAEAEAKGLDYNRVKLMKVSAAEADRFDKLKSKKKNADPGFSDYEAQTARQYNRLIKTMEPRDLVKYEEQKAQYGDAFYGGPNVVLQGMHKDSPGAIDKMVKDLEQQIDKRKKFSRRRTHNDDADIDYINEKNARFNKKLERFYGEHTAEIKQNLERGTAI; encoded by the coding sequence ATGGCATCTTCTACGGCAACGGCACCATCTACCGACCCGGGACCATCGTCCTCATCGATTGCACCGAAAACTGCCGCCGAAAAGCACGCCGAGCGGATGGCACGGCTGAAAAACTTGCACCTCCAGCGGAACGAAGCCCGCGTCTCGAATCACTCGGAAGTGCTGGCCGAGGACGAACGGAAAAAGCTGCCCACCAACTGGGAGGCCCGCAAGCGCCAGGCAGACTGGCTGATCGACGACAGCAAGGCACGGGCGGAAGCAGAAGCCAAGGGGCTGGACTACAACCGGGTCAAGCTGATGAAAGTGTCCGCGGCGGAAGCGGACCGATTCGACAAGCTCAAGTCCAAGAAGAAGAACGCCGATCCGGGCTTTTCGGACTACGAGGCACAAACGGCACGGCAGTACAACCGGCTAATCAAGACGATGGAACCGCGCGATCTGGTCAAGTACGAGGAGCAAAAGGCCCAGTACGGGGACGCGTTCTACGGCGGACCGAACGTGGTTCTGCAGGGCATGCACAAGGACAGTCCGGGGGCAATCGACAAGATGGTCAAAGACCTGGAGCAGCAGATCGACAAGAGGAAGAAGTTCTCCCGGCGACGCACGCACAACGACGACGCGGACATCGATTACATCAACGAGAAGAACGCCCGGTTCAACAAGAAGCTAGAGCGGTTCTACGGCGAGCACACGGCTGAGATCAAGCAGAACCTGGAACGGGGGACGGCCATTTAA
- the LOC119766010 gene encoding THAP domain-containing protein 11-like has product MKCMVVGCGRTRRTDPLLSFYRFPKDLCIRRAWISFCVNSTDEELHFNVKGSTRVCEIHFVDGNAKNYTTVRGPIPDELGAENNENVGTLVSRLREKVVKLERYFFIIITVSC; this is encoded by the exons atGAAGTGTATGGTTGTTGGGTGTGGGAGGACACGGCGGACTGATCCCTTGCTCAGCTTTTACCGATTCCCGAAGGATCTGTGTATCCGACGTGCATGGATCAGCTTTTGTGTGAACAGCACGGATGAAGAACTTCACTTCAATGTGAAAGGCAGTACCCGCGTTTGTGAG ATCCATTTTGTCGACGGCAATGCCAAAAACTATACAACCGTACGAGGACCCATTCCGGATGAGCTTGGAGCAGAAAATAATGAGAACGTTGGAACACTAGTTTCCCGGTTGCGAGAGAAAGTGGTGAAATTGGAacggtatttttttataattattactGTTTCCTGCTGA